A stretch of the Cyanobacteria bacterium QS_8_64_29 genome encodes the following:
- a CDS encoding DUF2237 domain-containing protein — protein sequence MADAKNVLGESLEICCTSPMTGFYRDGKCNTGAGDMGVHVVCAQVTAEFLEFSKSRGNDLTKAVPGFEFPGLQPGDRWCLCASRWQEALEAGVAPPVILSATHASALEHVSWAQLKQYALDPV from the coding sequence ATGGCAGACGCTAAAAACGTTTTGGGTGAGTCCCTCGAGATTTGCTGCACTTCCCCCATGACCGGTTTTTATCGCGACGGCAAGTGCAACACTGGCGCCGGCGATATGGGCGTGCACGTGGTTTGCGCGCAAGTGACGGCTGAATTTTTGGAATTTTCCAAATCGCGCGGCAACGACCTCACTAAGGCCGTTCCGGGCTTTGAGTTTCCTGGCCTGCAGCCTGGCGATCGCTGGTGCCTGTGCGCCTCGCGCTGGCAAGAGGCTCTGGAGGCGGGAGTGGCGCCCCCGGTCATCCTGTCGGCAACCCACGCATCCGCCCTGGAGCACGTGTCGTGGGCGCAGCTCAAGCAGTACGCGCTCGATCCGGTTTGA
- a CDS encoding DUF2288 domain-containing protein, with amino-acid sequence MSANRETLAAQLDQAAWSWLSPHAQRDALIVVSRGLNLLDAGEAVANDDTATVRRWIADGRLSKPSAQQLSDWNATPQKSFDALIVQPYVLIRERDA; translated from the coding sequence ATGTCAGCCAACCGCGAGACGCTGGCCGCGCAGTTGGACCAAGCTGCTTGGTCGTGGTTGTCGCCGCACGCCCAACGCGATGCTCTAATCGTGGTCTCGCGCGGGCTGAACTTGCTCGATGCAGGCGAGGCGGTGGCCAACGACGACACGGCAACTGTCCGCCGCTGGATTGCGGACGGGCGCCTCAGCAAACCCTCGGCCCAGCAGTTGAGCGACTGGAATGCAACGCCCCAAAAGTCCTTCGACGCGCTGATCGTGCAGCCCTACGTCTTGATCCGAGAGCGGGATGCCTAG
- a CDS encoding 1-acyl-sn-glycerol-3-phosphate acyltransferase encodes MNRAREPAVNLALYWALKWSAVNPTFRCYFRGRVYGAENVPCSGPVVVASNHASYFDPPLLSCCVRRPVAFMAKAELFEVPLLSQGIRLYGAYPVKRAAADRSAIRAAVGALQQGWAAGIFLPGHRTPDGRIPEAKLGAAAIAHKAQAPLLPVSLWGTERILPPGAKLPRPVPVTVRIGEPLDPPQASKREALQASADACAAAVEALHDRGR; translated from the coding sequence GTGAATCGAGCGCGCGAGCCGGCCGTTAACTTGGCACTCTACTGGGCCCTTAAGTGGTCGGCGGTCAACCCCACCTTTCGGTGCTACTTCCGAGGGCGCGTCTACGGGGCCGAGAACGTGCCGTGTTCGGGACCGGTGGTGGTTGCCAGCAACCATGCCAGCTACTTCGATCCGCCGCTGCTGTCTTGCTGCGTCCGCCGCCCCGTGGCCTTTATGGCCAAAGCCGAACTGTTTGAGGTACCCTTGCTGAGCCAGGGCATCCGGCTCTATGGCGCCTATCCGGTCAAGCGCGCAGCTGCCGATCGCTCGGCCATCCGCGCGGCAGTTGGGGCATTGCAGCAGGGCTGGGCGGCTGGCATCTTTTTGCCGGGGCACCGCACGCCGGACGGGCGCATTCCCGAGGCCAAGTTGGGCGCTGCCGCGATCGCGCACAAAGCCCAAGCGCCCCTGCTGCCGGTTAGCTTGTGGGGGACCGAGCGCATCCTGCCCCCAGGGGCAAAACTGCCCCGTCCCGTGCCGGTCACAGTGCGCATTGGGGAACCGCTCGATCCGCCCCAGGCCAGCAAGCGCGAAGCGCTGCAAGCGAGCGCCGACGCCTGCGCGGCGGCCGTTGAAGCCCTCCACGATCGCGGACGCTAG
- a CDS encoding glycerate kinase, whose amino-acid sequence MPAPPEAALAILRRWLNGEAPTTSQQQRLLALERTLPSPPPIERRVQHFCQLAPEILQRAPQWGIDSPNRGLWLLWQLWLPLALQLASACDRAHRPIMQGILGLQGTGKTTLAAAVSGVLARLGYRALSLSLDDLYAPYEQRQQLQAQDPRYAWRGPPGTHDVAAGVQVLADARQGWFPLSVPRFDKSARGGVGDRTAPERVAAADLVLFEGWFLGARPVRDHALANAPAPITTDADRAFARDVNRRLSNYLLLWAHLDRLLVLEPSDYGFSKQWRQQAERQAREAGKAGMSDAEVAQFVDYFWRSLPPELFVAPLTADPNLVEAVVRVNADRSLGAIYRPGESGESD is encoded by the coding sequence ATGCCTGCTCCCCCCGAGGCCGCGCTCGCAATCCTGCGGCGCTGGCTCAACGGTGAGGCACCGACGACCTCGCAGCAGCAACGGTTGCTCGCGCTCGAGCGGACGCTACCGTCGCCGCCCCCCATCGAGCGGCGCGTGCAGCACTTTTGCCAGCTTGCCCCCGAGATCCTGCAGCGCGCGCCGCAGTGGGGCATCGACTCCCCCAATCGCGGGCTTTGGCTGCTGTGGCAGTTGTGGCTGCCGCTGGCCCTGCAGCTGGCATCGGCCTGCGATCGCGCCCATCGGCCCATCATGCAGGGCATTCTGGGCCTGCAGGGGACGGGCAAAACCACCTTGGCCGCCGCCGTTAGCGGCGTGCTGGCGCGCTTGGGGTATCGGGCGCTCAGCCTCTCGCTGGACGACCTGTACGCCCCCTACGAGCAGCGGCAGCAGCTGCAGGCGCAGGACCCGCGCTACGCGTGGCGGGGACCGCCTGGCACCCACGATGTCGCAGCCGGCGTGCAGGTGCTGGCGGATGCGCGCCAGGGGTGGTTTCCGCTCTCGGTGCCGCGCTTTGACAAATCGGCTCGGGGCGGCGTCGGGGATCGCACGGCGCCCGAGCGGGTCGCAGCTGCCGACCTCGTGCTATTCGAGGGGTGGTTTCTGGGGGCGCGCCCGGTGCGCGATCACGCCTTGGCCAATGCGCCTGCCCCCATAACCACCGACGCCGATCGGGCCTTTGCCCGCGATGTCAACCGCCGCCTGAGCAACTACCTGCTGCTATGGGCGCACTTGGACCGCTTGCTGGTGCTCGAGCCCAGCGACTACGGCTTTAGCAAGCAGTGGCGCCAGCAAGCCGAGCGGCAGGCGCGCGAGGCCGGTAAGGCCGGCATGAGCGATGCGGAGGTGGCGCAATTCGTGGATTACTTTTGGCGATCGCTGCCCCCGGAGCTGTTCGTAGCACCGCTAACTGCCGATCCCAACCTAGTCGAGGCCGTGGTCCGGGTCAACGCCGATCGCTCGCTGGGCGCCATCTACCGACCGGGCGAGAGCGGCGAATCGGACTGA
- a CDS encoding glycosyltransferase, whose amino-acid sequence MAAASLVWVVAISGIAFFWRLGSTGLIDETEPRFAEAARQMLVTGDWVTPSFNGEPRFDKPPLLYWLMALAYGAFGTHAWAARLPSALSALAVVALSCYTLQRYGWARPDDARTSGRSQRRQRWFAAWIGAALVALTPETLVWARVGVADMLLTAGVAGSLLCFFMGYASQPARPQGALPNRWYWACYLLLACAVLAKGPIGLVLPGLAIAAFALYLGQLRALWHEIRPLWGGLIVLGLTLPWYALVTLRHGSDYISAFLGYHNIERFTGVVNQHSGPWYYYVPVVLLGFAPFSVYLPQAMARLQFWQRRAWQRQPRAAQLGLFALFWFASTFAFFSAAATKRPSYILPLIPAAAVLVALLWSEAMVRAPRARSWWASGLANMLLLLAAAAALAYSPQLLGSNPAAPNLDRALASSAVPERGAAVLGLAVLAVLLLLARPAARRWVWGANAIGMVAFVALALMPAYELVDRHRQQPLRELAAIARQAQQPQEPLLMLGFAKPSVVFYSQRSVTFVPRASRAPMVASDAPAETALILARPPQLETVAGDWTWQRCLGSRGAYQLIRVATPTE is encoded by the coding sequence ATGGCGGCCGCTTCGCTGGTGTGGGTGGTGGCTATTAGCGGCATCGCCTTTTTCTGGCGGCTGGGCAGTACGGGCCTCATTGACGAAACGGAACCGCGCTTTGCCGAGGCGGCCCGGCAAATGCTGGTCACCGGTGACTGGGTGACGCCTTCTTTCAACGGCGAGCCCCGCTTCGATAAGCCGCCCCTGCTCTACTGGCTGATGGCGCTGGCCTATGGGGCCTTTGGGACCCATGCCTGGGCTGCCCGCTTGCCCTCAGCCCTAAGCGCGCTCGCGGTCGTTGCCCTCAGTTGCTACACCCTGCAGCGCTACGGCTGGGCGCGCCCGGACGATGCTCGCACCTCGGGGCGCTCTCAGCGGCGCCAGCGCTGGTTTGCCGCCTGGATTGGGGCGGCGCTGGTGGCCCTCACCCCCGAAACGCTGGTATGGGCGCGCGTCGGGGTGGCCGACATGCTGCTGACGGCCGGCGTGGCGGGGAGCCTGCTGTGCTTTTTTATGGGCTACGCCAGCCAACCGGCGCGGCCGCAAGGAGCGCTCCCCAACCGCTGGTACTGGGCTTGCTACCTGCTGCTGGCCTGCGCCGTGCTAGCTAAAGGCCCCATCGGACTGGTCCTGCCCGGGTTGGCGATCGCAGCGTTTGCCCTCTATCTGGGCCAGCTGCGCGCCCTCTGGCACGAAATCCGGCCGCTTTGGGGGGGCCTCATCGTTTTGGGTCTAACGCTGCCCTGGTACGCGTTGGTAACGCTCCGCCACGGGAGCGACTACATCAGCGCTTTTTTGGGCTACCACAACATCGAGCGTTTCACCGGCGTTGTCAATCAGCACAGCGGTCCCTGGTATTACTACGTGCCCGTGGTGCTGTTAGGGTTTGCGCCGTTCTCGGTCTATCTGCCCCAGGCCATGGCACGCCTGCAGTTTTGGCAGCGGCGCGCCTGGCAGCGCCAGCCCCGGGCGGCGCAGCTGGGGTTATTCGCGCTGTTTTGGTTCGCCAGCACCTTTGCGTTTTTCTCGGCGGCGGCAACCAAGCGGCCCAGCTACATCCTGCCGCTAATACCGGCTGCTGCCGTTCTGGTGGCGCTGCTCTGGAGCGAGGCCATGGTGCGCGCGCCGCGCGCGCGCTCGTGGTGGGCCAGCGGCCTAGCCAACATGCTGCTGCTGCTCGCGGCAGCCGCGGCCCTGGCCTACAGCCCGCAGTTGCTGGGGTCCAACCCGGCCGCCCCCAACTTGGATCGGGCCTTGGCTAGCTCGGCCGTGCCCGAGCGCGGTGCTGCCGTCTTGGGACTGGCAGTCTTGGCCGTTCTGCTCCTGCTCGCGCGGCCGGCAGCGCGCCGTTGGGTGTGGGGGGCTAATGCCATCGGCATGGTGGCCTTTGTGGCGCTGGCGCTCATGCCGGCCTACGAGCTAGTCGACCGGCACCGGCAACAACCGCTGCGGGAGTTAGCTGCGATCGCGCGCCAAGCCCAGCAACCGCAAGAGCCGCTGCTGATGCTAGGCTTTGCCAAACCCAGCGTGGTGTTCTACTCGCAGCGCTCGGTGACCTTCGTTCCCCGGGCGAGCCGTGCCCCGATGGTTGCGAGCGACGCGCCCGCTGAGACCGCCCTAATCCTGGCCCGGCCCCCTCAACTCGAGACAGTAGCGGGCGACTGGACCTGGCAGCGCTGCCTGGGTAGCCGCGGTGCCTATCAGCTGATCCGGGTGGCAACGCCGACAGAGTAG
- the speD gene encoding adenosylmethionine decarboxylase, which yields MKQLGTHLVLDAWQAPQALLDDPETIRRTLTEATAAGHATLIDLHVHQFSPHGVTATATLAESHIAIHTWPEHGYFAADLFFCGRGDPRQALALLQTSLQAQRVQVREIERGFPAPCDRPSEAQAPESAVA from the coding sequence ATGAAACAACTGGGCACCCATCTGGTACTGGATGCGTGGCAGGCGCCCCAGGCGCTCCTCGACGACCCCGAAACCATTCGCAGGACGCTAACCGAGGCAACGGCCGCCGGCCATGCGACGCTGATTGACTTGCACGTGCATCAGTTCAGCCCGCACGGCGTTACGGCGACAGCGACACTAGCCGAATCGCACATTGCCATTCACACCTGGCCTGAGCACGGTTACTTTGCCGCCGATCTGTTTTTCTGCGGCCGCGGCGATCCCCGCCAGGCCCTGGCACTCTTGCAAACTAGCTTGCAAGCCCAGCGCGTGCAGGTACGCGAGATCGAGCGCGGTTTCCCTGCCCCTTGCGATCGCCCCAGCGAGGCGCAAGCGCCGGAGTCGGCGGTTGCCTGA
- a CDS encoding heme oxygenase, whose amino-acid sequence MSVELATMLREGTKKSHSMAENVGFVKCFLKGAVEQESYRKLIANLYFVYSAMEEEMAKHAQHPIVSPIYFPELNRKPNLEQDLAFYYGPDWAERIAPSPAAQAYVQRIREVSAQEPELLVAHSYTRYLGDLSGGQILKKMAQKGMNLAEGEGTAFYEFDRIADEKAFKYQYRQALNGLPIDGDRAQRIVDEANDAFGLNMKLFQELEGNLIKGIGQMLFNSLTRRGRRNRKLAVSAE is encoded by the coding sequence ATGAGCGTAGAACTGGCAACAATGCTGCGGGAAGGGACCAAAAAGTCCCACAGCATGGCGGAAAATGTCGGTTTCGTCAAGTGCTTTTTAAAGGGCGCGGTCGAGCAAGAATCCTATCGGAAGCTGATCGCCAACCTTTACTTCGTCTACTCGGCCATGGAAGAGGAAATGGCTAAGCACGCCCAACACCCCATCGTCTCCCCCATTTATTTCCCTGAGCTCAACCGCAAGCCCAACCTCGAGCAAGATTTGGCGTTCTATTACGGTCCCGACTGGGCCGAGCGCATTGCCCCCTCGCCAGCTGCCCAAGCCTACGTCCAGCGCATTCGCGAGGTATCGGCGCAAGAGCCCGAGCTACTAGTCGCGCATTCCTACACGCGCTACTTGGGGGATCTCTCCGGCGGCCAAATCCTGAAAAAAATGGCCCAAAAGGGCATGAACCTGGCTGAGGGGGAAGGAACGGCGTTTTACGAGTTCGATCGCATCGCGGATGAGAAGGCCTTCAAGTACCAATACCGCCAAGCGCTCAACGGCCTCCCCATCGATGGCGATCGGGCCCAGCGCATCGTCGATGAAGCCAACGACGCCTTTGGGCTCAACATGAAGCTGTTTCAGGAGCTCGAGGGCAACCTGATCAAAGGCATCGGCCAAATGCTGTTCAACAGCCTGACCCGCCGCGGCCGCCGCAACCGCAAGCTAGCCGTCTCCGCCGAGTAG
- a CDS encoding 1-(5-phosphoribosyl)-5-amino-4-imidazole-carboxylate carboxylase, which produces MAPSDSLQGILSAVAAGELAPAEAQARIERLSGFEAVGDFAKLDWDRASRTGVPEVVWGADKSAEQIARLLERIGQNEGLAIATRLEPSVGAELQARLPQLHYNETAHLGIWGSREAIPARAGVVGVITAGTADRPVAEEAAIVAECSGYSVERLWDVGVAGPHRFWHHRSISDRADVLIVVAGMEGALPSVVAGTADAPVIAVPTSIGYGASLGGIAPLLTMLNACTAGIGVVNIDNGLGAAMLAHQILRSGQRLAARQAG; this is translated from the coding sequence ATGGCCCCGAGTGACAGCCTGCAAGGCATTCTGAGCGCCGTTGCGGCAGGCGAGCTGGCACCGGCGGAGGCCCAAGCTCGCATCGAGCGCTTGAGCGGGTTTGAAGCTGTGGGCGACTTCGCCAAGCTCGACTGGGACCGCGCCAGCCGCACTGGGGTACCGGAGGTGGTCTGGGGCGCCGACAAATCTGCCGAGCAGATCGCGCGCCTGCTCGAGCGGATCGGCCAAAACGAGGGGCTCGCGATCGCGACGCGCCTCGAGCCGAGCGTTGGGGCCGAGCTCCAAGCTCGCCTGCCGCAACTCCACTACAACGAAACGGCCCACTTGGGAATCTGGGGCTCGCGCGAGGCTATCCCGGCGCGCGCGGGCGTGGTGGGGGTCATCACGGCCGGCACCGCCGATCGGCCAGTGGCCGAAGAAGCCGCGATTGTCGCCGAGTGCAGCGGCTACAGCGTCGAGCGCCTCTGGGATGTAGGGGTTGCGGGGCCGCACCGCTTTTGGCACCACCGCAGCATTAGTGATCGCGCCGATGTCCTCATTGTCGTCGCTGGCATGGAGGGCGCGCTCCCCAGCGTGGTCGCCGGCACGGCCGATGCGCCCGTCATTGCCGTTCCCACCAGCATTGGCTACGGCGCGAGCCTGGGCGGGATTGCCCCCTTGCTGACCATGCTCAATGCCTGCACGGCGGGCATTGGCGTTGTCAATATCGATAACGGCTTGGGGGCGGCCATGCTGGCCCACCAGATCCTGCGCTCGGGCCAGCGGCTGGCTGCTCGGCAAGCCGGCTAG
- a CDS encoding CTP synthase, which translates to MTKYVFVTGGVVSSIGKGIVAASLGRLFKSRDHSVSIVKLDPYINVDPGTMSPFQHGEVFVTEDGAETDLDLGHYERFTDTAMSRLNSVTTGSIYQAVLNRERRGDYQGATVQVIPHITDEIKERIHRVARDTHPDVVITEIGGTVGDIESLPYLEAIRQFRKDVGRSNVAYMHVTLLPWIPSAGEMKTKPTQHSVKELRSIGIQPDVLICRCDRPLEPAIKDKLSEFCNVPVEAVITAPDAHSIYEVPLVLEREGLARQALELLQLPWQEPGLGQWQTLVDRLHQRSAQIEIAIVGKYTQLSDAYLSLTEALYHAGVALDCNIQLRWVSAEAIECDGAAAHLQGVAGIVVPGGFGARGIEGKVAAVTYAREASIPFLGLCLGLHCAAIDWARNVAQLGNANSAEFDPQTPHPVINLLPEQQDVVDLGGTMRLGLYPCRLMPDSLARSLYQQEVVYERHRHRYEFNNAYRDWFLRTGYALGGTSPDERLVETIELPGHPFFVGTQFHPEFRSRLGSPHPLFWGLVKAGLQATPAAPTPEAAGSRREQATPSLQLPAEV; encoded by the coding sequence ATGACCAAATACGTGTTTGTGACCGGTGGGGTCGTCTCAAGCATTGGCAAAGGGATCGTGGCAGCTAGCTTGGGCCGGCTGTTCAAATCGCGCGATCACTCGGTGTCGATCGTCAAGCTCGATCCCTACATCAACGTCGATCCCGGTACCATGAGCCCGTTCCAGCACGGCGAGGTCTTTGTCACCGAGGACGGCGCCGAAACGGATTTGGATCTGGGGCACTACGAGCGCTTTACGGACACGGCCATGTCCCGCCTCAACAGCGTCACCACGGGCTCGATCTATCAGGCCGTGCTCAACCGCGAGCGCCGCGGGGACTACCAGGGGGCCACGGTCCAGGTCATCCCGCACATCACCGACGAAATCAAAGAGCGCATCCATCGCGTCGCGCGCGATACCCACCCGGATGTGGTCATTACCGAGATTGGCGGGACAGTTGGGGACATCGAGTCGCTGCCTTATTTGGAAGCCATTCGGCAATTCCGCAAGGATGTCGGGCGCAGCAACGTGGCCTACATGCACGTCACGCTGCTGCCCTGGATTCCCTCAGCGGGCGAGATGAAAACCAAGCCCACCCAGCACTCGGTCAAGGAGCTGCGCTCCATTGGCATCCAACCGGACGTGCTGATCTGCCGCTGCGATCGCCCGCTAGAGCCCGCCATCAAAGACAAGCTCTCTGAGTTTTGCAACGTGCCGGTCGAGGCTGTCATTACCGCCCCCGACGCCCACAGCATTTACGAAGTGCCGCTGGTGCTGGAGCGCGAGGGGCTGGCCCGGCAGGCGCTGGAGCTGCTGCAGCTGCCGTGGCAGGAGCCGGGCTTGGGGCAGTGGCAGACGCTGGTGGATCGGCTCCACCAGCGCAGCGCGCAAATCGAGATTGCCATTGTGGGCAAGTACACGCAACTCAGCGATGCCTACCTCTCGCTGACCGAAGCGCTCTACCACGCCGGGGTGGCGCTCGATTGCAACATTCAGCTGCGCTGGGTTAGTGCCGAAGCCATCGAGTGCGATGGCGCAGCGGCCCACTTGCAGGGGGTTGCCGGCATTGTCGTACCGGGCGGGTTCGGGGCGCGCGGCATCGAAGGCAAAGTGGCGGCGGTGACCTATGCCCGCGAAGCCAGCATTCCGTTTTTGGGCTTGTGCTTGGGCTTGCATTGCGCCGCGATCGACTGGGCGCGCAACGTCGCTCAGCTAGGCAATGCCAACAGCGCCGAGTTCGATCCCCAAACGCCCCATCCGGTCATCAACTTGCTACCCGAGCAGCAGGATGTGGTTGACTTGGGCGGCACCATGCGTCTGGGCCTGTACCCATGCCGCCTGATGCCCGATAGCCTGGCGCGCTCGCTCTACCAGCAGGAGGTAGTTTACGAGCGCCATCGGCACCGCTACGAGTTCAACAATGCCTACCGCGACTGGTTCCTGCGAACCGGTTACGCCCTCGGTGGCACCTCGCCGGACGAGCGCTTGGTGGAGACGATCGAGCTACCGGGGCATCCCTTTTTTGTCGGGACGCAGTTCCATCCCGAGTTTCGCTCTCGCCTGGGGAGCCCCCATCCGCTGTTTTGGGGCTTGGTCAAAGCCGGATTGCAAGCGACGCCGGCTGCCCCGACACCCGAGGCGGCAGGCAGCCGCCGCGAGCAGGCAACGCCATCGTTGCAACTGCCGGCTGAAGTGTAG